One window of the Cryptomeria japonica chromosome 7, Sugi_1.0, whole genome shotgun sequence genome contains the following:
- the LOC131056248 gene encoding disease resistance protein RUN1-like, whose product MASSSSSPQQYEDSFASEPPSKRIKSATSLYDVFINHRGSDVKQSLVRELYNSLEESNIRVFLDSAVLEFGETVPSTIANVIQSALVHIVIFSKHYAQSAWCLDELLLMLQTHATIIPVFYDVKPSEIRKQKGTYTDALTTYEKKGKHLDKLDKWREALQAVSKIDGYCKNHLDDSSLCKKIVSAVLRQLKKSFPSAKYPVGLDELVEDFEISCDLMRKKNESAKFVAIYGMTGIGKTTLAREIFNRKQREYEASSFLFDVSKKSGRGQLPSLQMKLVKDLLHETPPEIFDVTQGKSILKSRLRCHSPSFLMVLDDIDHVEQLDALVITNKLNQPGKNLVIITTSDEQILTWAGITDRYHLKKMDRKFGRKLFCCHAFHEAHASTGYEDLVESFVDVCEGLPLSLQVLGKNVYGKTRDNWQLELEKVSETLPQELKQKLRISFDSLNEDEKQIFMDIACFFVDKQKSVALRVWDGTGWSGLHALQNLKNKGLVEEVEQLSWNGPQWHDDRVSLRMHRHLRVMGREIADGIDFPRRLWRHQDLKSLAPFLLKELQLSGTFMEECPKLSGISKLEKLVLNAEEMPIDGWPLLESLGVHLTGLVLREDTLSGQLASNNTRKSKSFVLSNFKLKGLLALVTGVPGRSSLEKVEISKQNLVSVVIISGSHYKSIKSLKLYHMENLFEVDLSCLTKLKVLKLKNCSKLKSVSGMSDLAKLEVLAIRQCPQLNGLPSLSSLDRLERVVIDQFTNIGISKLSGDN is encoded by the exons ATGGCatcttcttcctcatctccccaACAATATGAGGATAGTTTTGCGAGTGAACCTCCTAGCAAGAGGATAAAATCAGCCACATCTCTGTATGACGTATTCATCAACCATCGAGGATCAGATGTTAAACAATCTCTAGTAAGAGAGCTTTACAATTCTCTGGAGGAGTCAAATATAAGGGTGTTTCTTGATTCAGCAGTGTTGGAATTCGGAGAAACGGTTCCTTCTACCATTGCGAATGTCATTCAATCTGCTCTAGTTCACATAGTAATATTTTCAAAACATTATGCACAATCTGCCTGGTGCCTAGACGAGCTTCTTTTAATGTTACAAACACATGCTACCATCATTCCTGTCTTTTATGATGTTAAGCCTTCAGAAATCCGCAAACAAAAGGGTACATATACGGATGCCCTCACGACATACGAGAAGAAGGGCAAGCACCTGGACAAGCTTGACAAGTGGAGAGAAGCCCTCCAGGCTGTTTCAAAAATCGATGGCTATTGCAAGAATCATCT GGATGACAGCAGTCTCTGTAAGAAAATAGTGTCGGCTGTACTAAGACAGCTGAAAAAGTCGTTCCCTTCTGCAAAATATCCCGTGGGCCTTGATGAGCTTGTAGAAGATTTTGAAATCAGCTGCGATCTGATGAGAAAGAAAAATGAGTCGGCGAAGTTCGTCGCCATCTATGGGATGACCGGAATAGGGAAAACAACCCTAGCCAGGGAAATTTTCAATCGTAAGCAAAGGGAATATGAGGCTTCATCATTTTTATTTGATGTGAGCAAAAAATCTGGGAGAGGTCAGTTGCCTTCTCTACAAATGAAACTAGTCAAAGATCTGCTGCATGAAACTCCTCCAGAAATTTTTGATGTCACACAAGGGAAAAGCATTCTCAAGTCTCGTTTAAGATGTCATTCACCGAGCTTTCTAATGGTCCTAGATGATATTGATCATGTGGAGCAGTTGGATGCTCTAGTAATAACGAATAAGCTAAACCAGCCTGGTAAGAATCTTGTTATCATAACAACCAGTGATGAACAAATCCTTACATGGGCGGGAATCACAGATCGTTATCATCTTAAAAAAATGGACAGAAAATTTGGGAGAAAACTTTTCTGCTGCCATGCTTTCCATGAAGCCCATGCATCTACTGGATACGAGGATCTCGTTGAGTCCTTTGTAGATGTCTGCGAAGGGTTACCACTGTCTCTTCAGGTTCTAGGCAAGAATGTTTATGGCAAAACTAGGGATAACTGGCAGCTAGAATTGGAAAAAGTTAGTGAGACGCTTCCTCAGGAATTAAAGCAGAAGCTGAGAATAAGTTTCGACTCATTGAATGAGGATGAGAAGCAGATTTTTATGGATATTGCGTGTTTCTTTGTAGACAAACAGAAGAGCGTAGCCTTAAGAGTATGGGACGGAACTGGGTGGAGCGGCCTACATGCACTGCAAAATCTTAAAAACAAGGGTCTTGTGGAAGAGGTAGAACAGTTGAGTTGGAATGGGCCACAATGGCACGATGACAGAGTCTCATTGAGAATGCATCGCCATCTGCGGGTTATGGGGAGAGAAATCGCTGATGGAATAGATTTTCCTCGTCGATTGTGGCGTCATCAAGATCTTAAATCTCTG GCACCTTTCCTGTTGAAAGAGCTGCAGCTTTCAGGAACCTTTATGGAAGAGTGTCCAAAGTTATCCGGAATATCAAAGTTGGAAAAGTTAGTCTTAAATGCTGAAGAAATGCCAATTGATGGGTGGCCTTTATTAGAATCCCTCGGTGTTCATCTTACAGGTTTGGTTTTGAGGGAAGACACATTAAGTGGGCAgctggcttccaataatacaagaAAGTCTAAAAGCTTTGTTCTGTCGAATTTCAAGTTGAAAGGTCTTCTGGCATTGGTAACCGGAGTGCCTGGCCGGAGCAGCCTTGAAAAGGTAGAGATCAGCAAGCAGAATCTAGTTAGCGTGGTCATAATTAGTGGAAGTCATTATAAAAGCATTAAATCTCTCAAGCTGTATCACATGGAAAATCTATTTGAAGTGGATTTGTCATGTTTAACCAAACTGAAAGTTCTCAAGTTGAAGAACTGTAGTAAACTGAAAAGTGTGTCGGGAATGTCTGATCTTGCAAAGCTTGAAGTACTAGCCATTCGGCAATGTCCCCAGCTCAATGGATTGCCAAGTCTTTCCAGTCTCGATCGTCTGGAAAGGGTTGTAATTGATCAAT TTACCAACATTGGCATTTCTAAGTTGTCTGGAGACAATTAA
- the LOC131056238 gene encoding uncharacterized protein LOC131056238, with translation MSKLVKLKELTIYDCNKLEELPNLAHQSFLKKITITECRTLKSIALPTKLVMLSISECHDLKELSLGRLSCLETVTINRCEKLQDIAGIEELQRLKHMQLSIGTNVAVRNCIHRLQRLPSEFMTASRKAGHGADSNLEGHFFSDLKGTGAVSKIPMEKDGSGFVKASLDSLEIMPESGSLSAIILCVVVLVEVCCEDSVYIGLCRHGAMESWIFEEVQIDRGEWIITMVITDQELIAGYIKDRKLGTVEITLDEPRGIKKGWILPVNKGEEWRILRVLNTIVELDNK, from the exons ATGTCTAAACTAGTGAAGCTTAAAGAGCTTACTATTTATGATTGTAATAAGCTAGAAGAGCTGCCAAATCTTGCCCATCAGAGTTTCCTCAAGAAGATTACCATTACTGAATGTAGGACACTGAAGAGCATTGCACTGCCCACAAAGCTTGTCATGTTGAGTATTAGTGAATGCCACGACCTCAAGGAGCTAAGTCTCGGCAGGCTGAGTTGCCTCGAGACGGTAACAATTAATAGGTGTGAGAAGTTGCAGGATATAGCAGGAATTGAGGAGCTGCAGCGATTGAAACATATGCAGCTTTCCATTGGCACCAATGTGGCAGTTCGGAATTGCATTCACAGGTTACAG AGACTTCCGTCAGAGTTCATGACCGCCAGTCGGAAAGCCGGGCATGGAGCCGACTCAAATTTAGAGGGACATTTCTTTTCTGACCTTAAAGGCACTGGTGCAGTCAGTAAAATTCCTATGGAGAAAgatggcagtggctttgtgaaggcATCACTGGATTCGCTAGAAATAATGCCAGAATCAGGTTCGCTGAGTGCAATCATATTGTGCGTTGTGGTGTTAGTTGAAGTATGTTGTGAGGACAGCGTGTATATAGGACTCTGTCGCCACGGAGCCATGGAGTCGTGGATCTTTGAAGAGGTTCAGATAGATAGAGGAGAGTGGATCATTACCATGGTAATTACTGATCAAGAGCTGATAGCCGGGTATATTAAAGATCGCAAACTGGGAACAGTGGAGATTACATTAGATGAACCGCGAGGAATAAAGAAAGGGTGGATACTACCCGTCAACAAAGGTGAAGAATGGAGAATCCTCCGTGTACTAAACACAATTGTTGAATTAGACAACAAATAA